The following coding sequences lie in one Mycobacterium sp. 050128 genomic window:
- a CDS encoding helix-turn-helix transcriptional regulator encodes MTPVSTRLVRLLNMVPYFQANPRITRAEAAAELGVSAKQLEEDLNQLWMCGLPGYFPGDLIDFEFSGDTIEVTFSAGIDRPLKLTSPEATGLLVALRALADIPGVVDPEAARSAIAKIAAAAGAVGQDATGTVTAIDEPAPIESRAAATVRTAVQYKHALAIDYYSASHDTLTSRIVDPIRVLLIGGHSYLEAWSREAEGVRLFRFDRIVEATELGEPSAPPQPALQAPPDTSLFDGDPSLPSAKLRVSPAASWMFEYYPMRDVRELPDGSCEAVMTYASEDWMTRLVLGFGPDVRVVEPRSLAQRVREAAAAALGSYQAVTF; translated from the coding sequence ATGACCCCCGTATCGACCCGCCTGGTCCGGCTGCTCAACATGGTGCCGTATTTCCAGGCCAACCCGCGGATCACCCGCGCCGAGGCCGCCGCCGAGCTGGGCGTCTCGGCCAAGCAGCTCGAGGAGGACCTCAACCAGCTGTGGATGTGCGGCCTTCCCGGCTACTTCCCGGGTGATCTGATCGACTTCGAGTTCTCCGGTGACACCATCGAGGTGACGTTCTCGGCGGGCATCGACCGCCCGCTCAAGCTCACCTCGCCGGAGGCCACCGGTCTGCTGGTCGCGCTGCGGGCGCTGGCCGACATACCGGGCGTGGTCGACCCGGAGGCGGCCCGCAGCGCCATCGCCAAGATCGCCGCCGCGGCCGGCGCCGTCGGACAGGACGCGACGGGTACGGTCACGGCGATCGACGAGCCGGCGCCCATCGAGAGCCGCGCCGCGGCCACCGTCCGCACCGCCGTGCAGTACAAACACGCGCTGGCAATCGACTACTACTCGGCCTCGCACGACACCCTGACCAGCCGGATCGTCGACCCCATCCGGGTGCTGCTGATCGGTGGACACAGCTATCTGGAGGCGTGGTCGCGCGAAGCCGAGGGCGTGCGGCTGTTCCGCTTCGACCGGATCGTCGAGGCCACCGAGCTGGGCGAGCCGTCCGCCCCGCCCCAGCCTGCGCTGCAGGCGCCGCCGGACACGTCGCTATTCGACGGCGATCCATCGCTGCCGTCGGCCAAGCTACGGGTGTCTCCGGCCGCGTCGTGGATGTTCGAGTACTACCCGATGCGCGACGTGCGCGAGCTGCCGGACGGATCGTGCGAGGCGGTCATGACGTATGCCTCCGAGGACTGGATGACACGCCTGGTGTTGGGTTTCGGGCCGGACGTGCGAGTGGTCGAACCGCGCTCCCTTGCCCAGCGGGTACGGGAGGCCGCGGCGGCGGCCTTGGGGTCATACCAGGCTGTGACGTTCTGA
- the trmI gene encoding tRNA (adenine(58)-N(1))-methyltransferase TrmI, translating to MSNTGPFVVGERVQLTDAKGRHYTVKLTEGAEFHTHRGAIPHDTIIGLEQGSVVKSSNGNPYLVLRPLLVDYIMSMPRGPQVIYPKDAAQIVHEGDMFPGARVLEAGAGSGALTCSLLRAVGPDGRVVSYEVRADHAEHARRNVDVFFGAAPANWELIIGDVVDSGLPDGSFDRAVLDMLSPWEVLDAVSRLVVAGGVLLIYVATVTQLSKVVEALRAQGCWTEPRAWETMQRGWHVVGLAVRPQHTMRGHTAFLVASRRLAPGTVAPMPLGRKRAGRDG from the coding sequence GTGTCCAACACCGGTCCATTCGTCGTCGGCGAGCGCGTTCAGCTCACCGACGCTAAGGGCCGCCACTACACGGTGAAGTTGACCGAAGGTGCGGAGTTCCACACTCATCGCGGCGCGATCCCGCACGACACGATCATCGGGCTGGAACAGGGCAGCGTGGTCAAATCCAGCAACGGCAACCCGTACCTGGTGCTGCGCCCGCTGCTGGTCGACTACATCATGTCGATGCCGCGGGGGCCCCAGGTCATCTATCCCAAGGACGCCGCTCAGATCGTGCACGAGGGCGACATGTTTCCGGGGGCCCGCGTGCTGGAGGCCGGAGCCGGGTCCGGCGCGCTGACCTGTTCGCTGTTGCGTGCGGTGGGACCCGACGGGCGGGTGGTGTCCTACGAAGTGCGCGCCGATCACGCCGAACACGCGCGGCGCAACGTGGACGTCTTCTTCGGCGCAGCGCCGGCCAATTGGGAGCTGATCATCGGCGACGTCGTCGACTCCGGGCTGCCCGACGGCTCCTTCGACCGGGCCGTGCTGGACATGCTGTCGCCGTGGGAGGTGCTGGACGCCGTATCGCGGCTCGTCGTCGCCGGTGGGGTGCTGCTGATCTACGTGGCCACCGTCACCCAGCTGTCGAAGGTGGTGGAGGCGCTGCGGGCACAGGGGTGCTGGACCGAACCGCGCGCCTGGGAGACGATGCAGCGCGGCTGGCATGTCGTCGGCCTGGCGGTCCGGCCGCAGCACACCATGCGGGGCCACACCGCGTTCCTGGTGGCGTCGCGACGACTCGCGCCGGGCACGGTGGCCCCGATGCCGTTAGGCCGCAAGCGGGCGGGCAGGGACGGCTAG
- a CDS encoding helix-turn-helix transcriptional regulator, which yields MATSKVERLVNLVIALLSTRGYITAEKIRSSVAGYSESPSLEAFSRMFERDKNELRDLGIPLEVGRVSALDPSEGYRINRDAYSLPPVELTADEAAAVAVATQLWESPELITATQGALLKLRAAGVDVDPEAPVAIASPEGVPGLRGSEDVLGILLSAIDSRQAVQFPHRPSRAEPYTMRTVEPWGVVTEKGRWYLVGHDRDRDATRTFRLSRIGTDVEPIGPAGAVTVPDGVDLRKIVAQTVTDVSGTPTGAQALVWVADGRATALRRAGRSTGIRQLAGRDGEVIELEISSSDRLAREIAGYGVDAVVLEPQSLRDDVLARLRAQAETPA from the coding sequence ATGGCGACCTCGAAAGTCGAACGGCTGGTCAATCTCGTCATCGCCTTGCTGTCCACTCGCGGCTACATCACCGCCGAAAAGATTCGGTCCAGTGTGGCGGGCTATTCGGAAAGCCCCAGCCTCGAGGCGTTTTCCCGGATGTTCGAACGCGACAAGAACGAACTGCGCGACCTCGGCATCCCACTTGAGGTCGGTCGGGTGTCGGCGCTGGACCCCAGCGAGGGGTACCGCATCAACCGTGATGCCTACTCGCTGCCGCCGGTCGAGCTGACCGCCGACGAGGCGGCCGCGGTCGCCGTCGCCACCCAGCTGTGGGAGTCACCGGAATTGATCACCGCGACCCAGGGCGCCCTGCTCAAGCTGCGCGCCGCCGGTGTCGACGTCGACCCCGAGGCGCCGGTGGCCATCGCCTCACCGGAGGGTGTGCCGGGACTGCGCGGCTCCGAGGATGTGCTCGGAATCCTGTTGTCCGCCATCGATTCCCGTCAGGCCGTGCAGTTTCCGCATCGGCCATCGCGTGCCGAGCCCTACACGATGCGCACGGTCGAGCCGTGGGGCGTGGTCACCGAGAAGGGCCGCTGGTATCTGGTCGGCCACGACCGTGACCGCGACGCCACCCGCACCTTCCGCCTCTCCCGCATCGGCACCGACGTCGAGCCGATCGGCCCGGCCGGCGCCGTCACCGTCCCCGACGGCGTCGACCTGCGCAAGATCGTCGCGCAGACGGTCACGGACGTTTCAGGGACACCGACCGGCGCGCAGGCCCTGGTGTGGGTCGCCGACGGGCGGGCCACCGCATTGCGTCGCGCCGGACGGTCCACCGGTATCCGGCAACTAGCTGGCCGTGACGGCGAGGTGATCGAGCTCGAGATCAGCTCGAGCGACCGGCTGGCCCGCGAAATCGCCGGATACGGCGTCGACGCCGTCGTACTCGAGCCGCAATCACTGCGCGACGACGTGCTGGCCCGGTTGCGCGCCCAAGCGGAGACACCGGCATGA
- a CDS encoding DUF503 domain-containing protein: MWIAWLEFDVLLGDVRSLKEKRSMIRPVVAELRRKFSVSAAETGSQDLYRRAGIGVAVVSGDRAHAVEVLDAAERLVAAHPEFELLSVRRSLARSEDD, from the coding sequence ATGTGGATCGCCTGGCTCGAATTCGACGTGCTGCTGGGCGACGTGCGATCGCTCAAGGAGAAGCGCTCGATGATCCGCCCCGTCGTCGCCGAGTTGCGCCGCAAGTTCAGTGTGTCGGCCGCCGAGACCGGTTCGCAGGATCTGTATCGGCGAGCGGGCATCGGGGTGGCCGTCGTGTCCGGTGACCGGGCGCATGCGGTCGAAGTCCTGGATGCGGCCGAACGTCTGGTCGCCGCGCATCCCGAGTTCGAGTTGCTGTCGGTGCGACGCTCGCTGGCGCGCAGCGAGGACGACTAG
- the prcA gene encoding proteasome subunit alpha, giving the protein MSFPYFISPEQAMRERSELARKGIARGRSVVALAYAGGVLFVAENPSRSLQKISELYDRVGFAAAGKFNEFDNLRRGGIQFADTRGYAYDRRDVTGRQLANVYAQTLGTIFTEQAKPYEVELCVAEVAHYGETKPPEMYRITYDGSIADEPHFVVMGGTTEPITTALKESYAENADLRGALGIAVDALRAGSTNGGDEHSLDVTNLEVAILDASRPRRAFRRIGRSTLESFLQHSKHSKSEDDAPDSDDES; this is encoded by the coding sequence GTGAGCTTCCCGTACTTCATCTCGCCTGAGCAGGCGATGCGTGAGCGCAGCGAGCTCGCGCGCAAGGGCATCGCCCGGGGCCGCAGCGTGGTGGCGCTGGCCTACGCCGGCGGTGTGCTGTTCGTCGCGGAGAACCCGTCGCGGTCCCTGCAGAAGATCAGCGAGCTCTATGACCGCGTCGGCTTTGCCGCCGCGGGCAAGTTCAACGAGTTCGACAACCTGCGGCGCGGCGGCATCCAGTTCGCCGACACCCGCGGCTACGCCTACGACCGCCGCGACGTCACGGGTCGGCAGCTGGCCAATGTCTACGCGCAAACCCTCGGCACCATCTTCACCGAGCAGGCCAAGCCGTATGAGGTCGAGTTGTGCGTCGCCGAGGTCGCGCACTATGGCGAGACCAAACCGCCTGAGATGTACCGGATCACCTACGACGGGTCCATCGCCGACGAGCCACACTTCGTGGTGATGGGGGGCACCACCGAGCCGATCACCACCGCGCTCAAGGAGTCGTACGCGGAAAACGCCGACCTGCGCGGCGCTTTGGGAATTGCCGTCGACGCGCTGCGAGCCGGGAGCACCAACGGCGGTGACGAACACAGTCTGGACGTGACCAACCTCGAGGTCGCCATCCTGGACGCGAGCCGGCCGCGGCGCGCGTTCCGGCGCATCGGCCGATCCACGCTGGAAAGCTTCCTGCAGCATTCGAAGCATTCGAAATCCGAGGACGATGCCCCGGATTCTGACGACGAGTCTTAG
- the tatA gene encoding Sec-independent protein translocase subunit TatA, translated as MGSLSPWHWAILAVVVILLFGAKKLPDAARSLGKSMRIFKSELREMQSENKSDAPSIETPAAAPQPVQSQRVDPSAATEQGHPEARPA; from the coding sequence GTGGGCAGTCTTAGTCCCTGGCACTGGGCGATCCTCGCGGTCGTCGTGATTCTGCTGTTCGGTGCCAAGAAGCTCCCGGATGCAGCGCGCTCGCTGGGCAAATCGATGCGCATCTTCAAGTCCGAGCTGCGCGAGATGCAGTCTGAGAACAAGTCCGACGCGCCATCCATCGAAACCCCTGCGGCGGCCCCCCAGCCCGTGCAGTCGCAGCGGGTCGACCCGTCGGCGGCAACCGAGCAGGGCCACCCCGAAGCGCGTCCCGCTTAG
- the arc gene encoding proteasome ATPase, with protein sequence MGESERSEAFGINHETGMSSSDAAELEQLRREAAVLREQLEQAAESPPGTRSARDVHQLEARIDSLAARNSKLMETLKEARQQLLALREEVDRLGQPPSGYGVLLGTHEDETVDVFTSGRKMRLTCSPNIEVSALRKGQTVRLNEALTVVEAGTFESVGEISTLREVLNDGHRALVVGHADEERIVWLAEPLVAEDLPDGVPDALNDDTRPRKLRPGDSLLVDTKAGYAFERIPKAEVEDLVLEEVPDVSYQDIGGLTRQIEQIRDAVELPFLHKELYREYALRPPKGVLLYGPPGCGKTLIAKAVANSLAKKMAEVRGDDAREAKSYFLNIKGPELLNKFVGETERHIRLIFQRAREKASEGTPVIVFFDEMDSIFRTRGTGVSSDVETTVVPQLLSEIDGVEGLENVIVIGASNREDMIDPAILRPGRLDVKIKIERPDAEAAQDIFSKYLVETLPVHADDIAEFDGDRSACIHAMIEKVVERMYAEIDDNRFLEVTYANGDKEVMYFKDFNSGAMIQNVVDRAKKNAIKSVLETGQRGLRIQHLLDSIVDEFAENEDLPNTTNPDDWARISGKKGERIVYIRTLVTGKSSSASRAIDTESNLGQYL encoded by the coding sequence ATGGGTGAGTCAGAGCGTTCTGAAGCATTCGGGATCAATCATGAAACCGGCATGTCCAGCAGCGATGCTGCCGAGCTGGAACAGCTGCGCCGCGAGGCCGCGGTGCTGCGCGAGCAACTCGAGCAGGCCGCCGAATCGCCGCCCGGCACGCGCTCCGCGCGCGATGTGCATCAACTCGAAGCGCGGATCGACTCGCTTGCGGCCCGCAATTCCAAATTAATGGAAACTCTTAAAGAGGCCCGGCAACAACTGCTGGCGCTGCGGGAGGAAGTCGATCGGCTGGGGCAGCCGCCGAGTGGTTACGGCGTTTTGCTCGGGACGCACGAGGACGAAACCGTCGACGTGTTCACCTCGGGTCGCAAGATGCGATTGACGTGCTCGCCCAACATCGAGGTGTCCGCGCTGCGCAAGGGACAGACGGTCCGGCTCAACGAAGCCCTGACCGTCGTCGAGGCCGGGACGTTCGAATCCGTGGGTGAGATCTCGACTTTGCGTGAGGTGCTCAACGACGGGCATCGCGCTTTGGTCGTCGGCCACGCCGACGAGGAACGGATCGTGTGGCTCGCCGAGCCCCTGGTGGCAGAGGACTTGCCCGACGGCGTTCCCGACGCACTCAACGATGACACCAGGCCGCGCAAGTTGCGGCCTGGCGACTCTCTGCTGGTCGACACCAAGGCCGGCTACGCGTTCGAGCGCATCCCCAAGGCCGAGGTCGAGGACCTGGTGCTCGAAGAGGTGCCCGACGTCAGCTACCAGGACATCGGCGGTCTCACTCGCCAGATCGAGCAGATCCGCGACGCCGTGGAGCTGCCGTTCCTGCACAAGGAGCTCTACCGGGAGTACGCGCTGCGTCCGCCCAAGGGTGTGTTGCTCTACGGCCCGCCCGGGTGCGGTAAGACGCTGATCGCCAAGGCGGTCGCCAACTCGCTGGCCAAGAAGATGGCCGAGGTGCGCGGCGACGACGCCCGCGAGGCCAAGTCGTACTTCCTCAACATCAAGGGCCCCGAGCTGCTGAACAAGTTCGTCGGCGAGACCGAGCGGCACATCCGGTTGATCTTCCAGCGTGCCCGCGAGAAGGCGTCCGAGGGAACACCGGTGATCGTGTTCTTCGACGAGATGGACTCGATCTTCCGCACCCGCGGTACCGGCGTCTCCTCCGACGTCGAGACCACGGTGGTCCCACAGCTGCTGAGCGAGATCGACGGTGTGGAGGGTTTGGAGAACGTCATCGTGATCGGCGCCTCCAACCGCGAGGACATGATCGATCCCGCGATCCTGCGGCCCGGACGTCTCGACGTGAAGATCAAGATCGAGCGGCCCGATGCCGAAGCGGCGCAAGACATCTTCTCGAAGTATCTGGTCGAGACGCTGCCGGTGCACGCCGACGACATCGCCGAGTTCGACGGCGACCGGTCGGCCTGCATCCACGCGATGATCGAAAAGGTCGTCGAGCGGATGTACGCCGAGATCGACGACAACCGGTTCCTGGAGGTCACCTACGCCAACGGTGACAAGGAAGTCATGTACTTCAAGGACTTCAACTCCGGGGCGATGATCCAGAACGTCGTCGACCGCGCGAAGAAGAACGCGATCAAGTCGGTGCTCGAGACCGGCCAGCGGGGTCTGCGGATCCAGCATCTGCTCGACTCGATCGTCGACGAGTTCGCCGAGAACGAGGACCTGCCCAACACCACCAACCCCGATGACTGGGCGCGGATCTCGGGCAAGAAGGGCGAGCGGATCGTGTACATCCGCACCCTGGTCACCGGCAAGTCGTCGAGCGCGTCGCGCGCCATCGACACCGAATCGAACCTCGGCCAGTACCTCTAG
- the dop gene encoding pup deamidase/depupylase: MQRIIGTEVEYGISSPTDPTANPILTSTQAVLAYAAAAGIQRAKRTRWDYEVESPLRDARGFDLSRSAGPPPVVDADEVGAANMILTNGARLYVDHAHPEYSAPECTDPLDAVIWDKAGERVMEAAARHVASVPGAAKLQLYKNNVDGKGASYGSHENYLMSRQTPFSAIIAGLTPFFVSRQVVTGSGRVGIGPSGDEPGFQLSQRSDYIEVEVGLETTLKRGIINTRDEPHADADRYRRLHVIIGDANLAETSTYLKLGTTALVLDLIEEGPQHGIDLSDLALARPVHAVHAISRDPSLRVAVAMADGRELTALALQRIYLDRVAKLVDGRDPDARAAHVVETWAHVLDLLERDPMECAELLDWPAKLRLLEGFRQRENLSWSAPRLHLVDLQYSDVRLDKGLYNRLVARGSMKRLVSEHQVLEAVDNPPTDTRAYFRGECLRRFGADIAAASWDSVIFDLGGDSLVRIPTLEPLRGSKAHVGALLDSVDSAVELVEQLTS; this comes from the coding sequence ATGCAACGGATTATCGGGACGGAGGTCGAGTACGGTATTTCGTCGCCGACCGACCCGACCGCCAACCCGATCCTTACTTCGACTCAGGCGGTGTTGGCCTACGCGGCCGCCGCCGGCATTCAGCGCGCCAAGCGCACCCGCTGGGACTACGAGGTGGAGTCGCCGCTGCGCGACGCCCGCGGTTTCGACCTGAGCCGCTCGGCCGGCCCGCCGCCGGTGGTCGACGCCGACGAGGTCGGCGCGGCCAACATGATCCTGACCAACGGGGCGCGGCTCTACGTCGACCACGCACACCCCGAGTACTCCGCACCCGAGTGCACCGACCCACTGGACGCGGTGATCTGGGACAAGGCCGGTGAGCGGGTGATGGAGGCCGCCGCGCGCCACGTCGCCAGTGTGCCCGGAGCCGCCAAGCTGCAGCTCTACAAGAACAACGTCGACGGCAAGGGCGCCTCGTACGGATCGCATGAGAACTACCTGATGAGCCGGCAGACGCCGTTCTCGGCCATCATCGCCGGTCTGACGCCGTTTTTCGTGTCCCGGCAGGTGGTCACCGGCTCCGGGCGGGTCGGCATCGGCCCCTCGGGCGACGAGCCCGGCTTCCAGCTGTCCCAGCGCTCCGATTACATCGAGGTCGAGGTCGGGCTGGAGACCACGCTCAAGCGCGGCATCATCAACACCCGCGACGAGCCGCACGCCGACGCCGACCGGTATCGCCGGCTGCACGTGATCATCGGCGACGCCAACCTCGCCGAGACGTCGACCTACCTGAAGCTGGGCACCACGGCGCTGGTGCTCGACCTGATCGAAGAGGGCCCGCAGCACGGCATCGACCTGAGCGATCTCGCGTTGGCCCGGCCGGTGCATGCGGTCCACGCGATCAGCCGCGATCCTTCGCTGCGCGTCGCGGTGGCCATGGCCGACGGTCGGGAACTGACAGCGCTTGCGCTGCAACGGATCTACCTCGATCGGGTGGCCAAACTGGTCGACGGCCGCGACCCCGACGCGCGGGCAGCACACGTTGTCGAGACCTGGGCGCACGTGCTGGACCTGCTCGAGCGCGACCCGATGGAGTGCGCGGAGCTGCTGGACTGGCCCGCCAAGCTGCGACTGCTCGAGGGGTTCCGGCAGCGTGAGAACCTGAGCTGGTCGGCGCCCCGGCTGCACCTGGTGGACCTGCAGTATTCCGATGTCCGGCTGGACAAGGGACTGTACAACCGGCTGGTCGCGCGCGGTTCGATGAAGCGTCTGGTCAGCGAACACCAGGTGCTCGAGGCGGTGGACAACCCACCGACCGACACCCGCGCGTACTTCCGTGGCGAATGCCTGCGCCGATTCGGCGCCGATATCGCCGCAGCCAGTTGGGACTCGGTGATTTTCGATCTCGGTGGCGATTCGCTGGTGCGCATCCCGACGCTGGAGCCCCTACGGGGCAGCAAAGCGCACGTCGGAGCCCTGCTGGACTCCGTGGACAGTGCCGTCGAACTGGTGGAACAACTGACGAGCTGA
- a CDS encoding ubiquitin-like protein Pup: MAQEQTKRGGGGGDEDDVAGTTAAGQERREKLTEETDDLLDEIDDVLEENAEDFVRAYVQKGGQ; the protein is encoded by the coding sequence ATGGCGCAGGAGCAAACCAAACGTGGCGGTGGCGGTGGCGACGAAGATGACGTCGCTGGCACCACGGCTGCGGGCCAAGAGCGTCGCGAAAAACTGACCGAGGAAACCGACGACCTGCTCGACGAGATCGACGACGTCCTGGAGGAAAACGCCGAGGACTTCGTCCGTGCGTATGTCCAAAAGGGCGGACAGTGA
- the prcB gene encoding proteasome subunit beta — protein MTWPFPDRLSTNSALPGFSAVNASSFADLLRRQAPELLPAVLGGSGGQSGRDVGLPHGTTIVALKYPGGVLIAGDRRSTQGNMIAGRDVKKVYITDDYTATGIAGTAAIAVEFARLYAVELEHYEKLEGVPLTFAGKVNRLAIMVRGNLAAAMQGLVALPLLAGYDIHAADPESAGRIVSFDAAGGWNIEEEGYQSVGSGSIFAKSSIKKLYAQVSDGDSALRVAVESLYDAADDDSATGGPDLVRGIFPTAVTIGAEGAADVPESRIAELAREVIESRSRADTFGPDGGEK, from the coding sequence GTGACCTGGCCTTTCCCCGATCGCCTGTCCACTAACTCGGCACTACCCGGATTTTCTGCTGTAAATGCGTCCTCATTCGCGGACTTGTTGCGCCGTCAGGCGCCGGAGTTGCTCCCGGCCGTCCTGGGTGGCAGCGGCGGTCAATCTGGGCGTGACGTCGGCCTGCCGCACGGCACCACGATCGTCGCCCTGAAATACCCCGGCGGTGTCCTGATCGCCGGTGACCGACGCTCCACGCAGGGCAACATGATCGCGGGCCGGGACGTCAAGAAGGTCTACATCACCGACGACTACACCGCGACCGGCATTGCCGGCACCGCCGCGATCGCCGTCGAATTCGCCCGCCTGTACGCGGTCGAGCTCGAGCACTACGAGAAGCTGGAAGGCGTCCCGCTGACGTTCGCCGGCAAGGTCAACCGGCTCGCGATCATGGTGCGCGGCAACCTGGCCGCCGCGATGCAGGGGCTGGTCGCGCTGCCGCTGCTGGCGGGATACGACATCCACGCGGCCGACCCGGAAAGCGCCGGGCGCATCGTCTCGTTCGACGCCGCGGGCGGCTGGAACATCGAGGAAGAGGGCTACCAGTCGGTGGGGTCGGGGTCGATCTTCGCCAAGTCATCGATCAAGAAGCTGTATGCCCAAGTTAGCGACGGCGACTCCGCGCTGCGGGTAGCCGTGGAGTCGCTGTACGACGCCGCCGATGACGATTCCGCCACCGGCGGACCGGATCTGGTGCGCGGCATCTTCCCCACGGCCGTCACCATCGGCGCCGAAGGGGCCGCCGACGTGCCCGAGAGCCGCATCGCCGAATTGGCCCGCGAGGTCATCGAAAGTCGCTCGCGCGCCGACACTTTCGGCCCGGATGGCGGTGAGAAGTGA
- the pafA gene encoding Pup--protein ligase: protein MQRRIMGIETEFGVTCTFHGHRRLSPDEVARYLFRRVVSWGRSSNVFLRNGARLYLDVGSHPEYATAECDSLVQLVTHDRAGEWVLEDLLVDAEQRLADEGIGGDIYLFKNNTDSAGNSYGCHENYLIVRAGEFSRISDVLLPFLVTRQLICGAGKVLQTPKAATFCLSQRAEHIWEGVSSATTRSRPIINTRDEPHADAEKYRRLHVIVGDSNMCETSTMLKVGTAALVLEMIESGVPFRDFSLDNPIRAIREVSHDITGRRPVRLAGGRQASALDIQREYYTRAVEHLQTREPNAQIEQVVDLWGRQLDAVESQDFAKVDTEIDWVIKRKLFQRYQDRYNMELSDPKIAQLDLAYHDIKRGRGVFDLLQRKGLATRVTTDEDIAEAVDNPPQTTRARLRGEFISAAQAAGRDFTVDWVHLKLNDQAQRTVLCKDPFRAVDERVKRLIASM from the coding sequence GTGCAGCGACGAATCATGGGCATCGAGACCGAGTTCGGTGTCACCTGCACGTTCCACGGCCATCGCCGCCTGTCCCCGGACGAGGTAGCGCGCTACCTTTTCCGCCGGGTGGTGTCATGGGGTCGCAGCTCCAACGTGTTCTTGCGTAACGGCGCTCGGCTGTACCTCGATGTGGGCAGCCACCCCGAGTACGCCACCGCCGAGTGCGACAGCCTGGTGCAGCTGGTCACCCACGACCGGGCCGGGGAATGGGTGCTGGAAGACCTACTCGTAGACGCCGAGCAGCGGCTTGCCGACGAAGGCATCGGCGGCGACATCTACCTGTTCAAGAACAACACCGACTCGGCGGGCAACTCCTACGGGTGCCACGAGAATTACCTGATCGTGCGGGCCGGTGAGTTCTCCCGGATCTCCGACGTGCTGCTGCCCTTCCTGGTCACCCGCCAGCTGATCTGCGGGGCCGGCAAGGTGCTGCAGACCCCCAAGGCCGCGACGTTCTGCCTGTCGCAGCGCGCCGAGCACATCTGGGAAGGCGTTTCGTCGGCCACCACCCGCAGCCGCCCGATCATCAACACCCGCGACGAGCCGCACGCCGACGCCGAGAAGTACCGGCGCCTACACGTCATCGTCGGCGACTCCAACATGTGCGAGACCAGCACCATGCTCAAGGTGGGCACCGCCGCGCTGGTGCTGGAGATGATCGAATCCGGCGTGCCGTTCCGAGACTTCTCGCTGGACAATCCGATCCGTGCCATCCGCGAGGTCAGCCACGACATCACCGGCCGCCGTCCGGTGCGGCTGGCCGGCGGGCGTCAGGCCAGTGCGCTGGACATCCAACGCGAGTACTACACCCGCGCCGTCGAGCACCTGCAGACCCGCGAGCCCAACGCGCAGATCGAGCAGGTCGTCGACCTGTGGGGTCGCCAGCTCGACGCCGTCGAGAGCCAGGACTTCGCCAAGGTGGACACCGAGATCGATTGGGTGATCAAGCGCAAGCTGTTCCAGCGCTACCAGGACCGCTACAACATGGAGCTGTCCGACCCCAAGATCGCCCAGCTGGACCTGGCGTATCACGACATCAAGCGCGGTCGCGGCGTGTTCGATCTGCTGCAGCGCAAGGGATTGGCGACGCGCGTCACCACCGACGAGGACATCGCCGAGGCCGTCGACAACCCGCCGCAGACCACCCGCGCCCGGCTGCGCGGCGAGTTCATCAGCGCCGCCCAGGCGGCCGGTCGCGACTTCACCGTCGACTGGGTACACCTCAAGCTCAACGACCAGGCCCAGCGCACCGTGTTGTGCAAGGACCCATTCCGGGCCGTCGACGAGCGGGTGAAGCGGCTCATCGCCAGCATGTAG